The genomic interval ATAGCCTTTCTTCTTCTGCCCAAGCAAAAGTCACCCAAAAAAGGGATACTTTAGTGAAAGGCGAAATGGAGGCAAATTTTGGGGTGTATATTGAGGAGTATTTTTATAAAGATGTCCTTTTTCAAGTAAAACAGTATAAGTTTACGAAGAGAGGTGAAAAGTATCTAGCAGCTATAGCTCCTATAAAAAACAACAAGTATCATGGCAGGGCAGTTCTTTACGATGAAAAGGGAAAACCTGCCAATATTATATGGGAGTGGGAACACGGTGATTTGAAAGCCATTTATAAGTATTATGCCAATGGGCGGCTTAAGAGGCGTTATGGGTATTGGGTAGAAATTTCAATACGTCATGGGAAATTTGCTTATTATTACCCAAATGGGCAGGTGTCAATACAAGGAAGGTTTGACAAAAATAGCCTGGAAGGGAAGTATCAAGAGTGGGACAAAAAGGGAAGGCTGAAGCTCAAGGCGCAGTTAAAAAATGGAATAGAGCAAGATACCACTAAAATATATAAACGAGGTAGGCTTAAAGTTGCCTATTTGCCTAATCGTGATGGTTTGTACAAGCAAAAAATCACCTATCGTACCGATGGTAGTCTTAAAAAAATAAAGCCTTTGAGTTTTGACGACAAAGAGCATATACCTAACTCTACGGCTTATTGTGCGAATACTCCAGTAGGTATGGTATCATCTACTACACACAACCAATACAATGACCAAGGCAAGCGTCATGGAGATTGGCTGGCAACAAACACTACTTGGAATCGCTATGAGTTAGTACATTACGAAAACGGTGTATTGCAAGGTCCTTGTTATTTTTATTCGATGGATGAAGTGACCACGCTTTTTCGGGGTATGATGAAAAACGGCAAACTAAAGGGGCTCGCCAAGGGCTATAAGGGTTTGCAAGACGATGTAGTAGACTCGCTTTATTTTAAAAATAATATATTGGAGCGTATGAAACTGCATTACCCTAAAGTAGATATACGATTTAAGAAAGGTTTGCAAGAAGGGAGCTATTGGCAAAATTATCCTTTTAAAAAACTCAAGGCACGAGTACCAGTAAGCAAAGGCAAAATACAAGGTAAGTTACAATTGTTTAACCTCAAAAAACAATTGGTGTTTGAGGGGCAAGTAAAAGACAATAGGTGGACGCAAGACACTTTGAGACTATACAACACTGAGGGGTGTTGTGTCAAAGGGTATATTTATAAAGACAAGCTCACTTTTCGAGAGTTTATTTACCAACCCGATGGCAGTGTAAAAGACAATGGAGAACAAATGCTATCGATGGATAATATTTATGACTTTGCCTTTATTCGCTATGATTTGGTAAAAAACAAACTGCCTTTGTTCTACAATGTTTATACACTGTATCAACCCGTTAGCTTTTGGTATG from Microscilla marina ATCC 23134 carries:
- a CDS encoding toxin-antitoxin system YwqK family antitoxin encodes the protein MLELKNDNKIYLFIFLLINCFYSLSSSAQAKVTQKRDTLVKGEMEANFGVYIEEYFYKDVLFQVKQYKFTKRGEKYLAAIAPIKNNKYHGRAVLYDEKGKPANIIWEWEHGDLKAIYKYYANGRLKRRYGYWVEISIRHGKFAYYYPNGQVSIQGRFDKNSLEGKYQEWDKKGRLKLKAQLKNGIEQDTTKIYKRGRLKVAYLPNRDGLYKQKITYRTDGSLKKIKPLSFDDKEHIPNSTAYCANTPVGMVSSTTHNQYNDQGKRHGDWLATNTTWNRYELVHYENGVLQGPCYFYSMDEVTTLFRGMMKNGKLKGLAKGYKGLQDDVVDSLYFKNNILERMKLHYPKVDIRFKKGLQEGSYWQNYPFKKLKARVPVSKGKIQGKLQLFNLKKQLVFEGQVKDNRWTQDTLRLYNTEGCCVKGYIYKDKLTFREFIYQPDGSVKDNGEQMLSMDNIYDFAFIRYDLVKNKLPLFYNVYTLYQPVSFWYEEN